A stretch of the Candidatus Buchananbacteria bacterium genome encodes the following:
- a CDS encoding NUDIX domain-containing protein → MTPKIFVATKAFIVHQGKVLIVRESTNYGEGTNAGKYDVVGGRVKPGENWSDSLKREVKEETGLDIQIGKPFYVGEWRPVVNNEPWQVVGIFFECHATTDQVQLSQDHDDHQWIEPANFKEYDLIPNLNEAFEAYL, encoded by the coding sequence ATGACTCCCAAAATTTTTGTTGCCACTAAAGCATTTATTGTTCACCAAGGAAAAGTTTTAATTGTTCGTGAATCTACGAATTATGGTGAGGGGACGAATGCCGGAAAATACGACGTCGTTGGCGGTCGCGTTAAACCAGGCGAAAATTGGAGTGACAGTTTAAAACGTGAAGTCAAAGAAGAAACCGGACTCGATATCCAAATCGGTAAACCGTTTTATGTCGGTGAATGGCGACCAGTTGTTAATAATGAACCGTGGCAGGTGGTTGGAATATTTTTTGAGTGTCACGCTACCACCGACCAAGTTCAACTCAGTCAGGATCATGACGATCACCAATGGATTGAACCGGCCAATTTCAAAGAGTATGATTTAATTCCCAATCTCAATGAGGCATTTGAAGCCTATCTATAG
- a CDS encoding queuosine precursor transporter, giving the protein MLDNSVLFILEALVTLLFVLIAFRLGKTWLIALIAVSVVLMNIFVIKGMYLFGLAVTGGNVLYGSTSLAIDVINEHYGRKEATKAVMTGFFVTVFFLISSQFILHFQPADYDIAQSSLATLFTLTPRIVIGSMIAYLVAENLDVWLFTKIKKLTGEKYLWLRATGSTWISQLVDSITFTVIAFAGVYPLFDLILFTYLIKIIVSILDTPFIYLTRHFKPKELCN; this is encoded by the coding sequence ATGCTCGATAACAGCGTTCTTTTTATTTTAGAGGCACTGGTAACACTACTATTTGTTCTCATCGCTTTTAGGCTCGGCAAAACCTGGCTCATAGCTTTAATAGCCGTCTCTGTTGTTTTAATGAATATTTTTGTTATTAAAGGGATGTATTTATTTGGCTTGGCAGTTACCGGTGGCAATGTACTCTACGGTTCAACTTCACTGGCAATTGACGTGATTAATGAGCATTATGGCAGAAAAGAAGCAACTAAGGCCGTAATGACCGGATTTTTTGTCACTGTTTTTTTTCTTATCAGCAGTCAATTTATTTTACATTTTCAACCAGCCGATTATGATATTGCCCAAAGCTCATTGGCAACTTTATTCACTCTGACACCAAGAATTGTCATTGGTTCAATGATTGCCTATTTGGTAGCTGAAAATTTAGATGTTTGGTTGTTTACTAAAATTAAAAAACTGACCGGCGAAAAATATTTATGGTTACGCGCCACTGGCTCAACTTGGATTTCACAACTAGTTGACTCAATTACTTTTACCGTCATTGCTTTCGCTGGTGTTTATCCGCTATTTGATTTAATTTTATTTACTTACCTCATTAAAATTATTGTTTCGATATTAGACACTCCTTTTATTTACCTTACTCGTCATTTTAAACCAAAAGAATTATGCAACTAG
- a CDS encoding DUF167 domain-containing protein, producing MPKTITVKVTPRSSKTEIIEESDTFLKIKLKSSPLKGEANTELIKFLSKHYKIGKSQIEIVKGLTSREKLIRILQ from the coding sequence ATGCCTAAAACTATTACCGTCAAAGTCACTCCGCGTTCAAGTAAAACTGAAATCATTGAGGAGTCGGATACCTTTCTAAAAATTAAACTCAAATCTTCGCCGCTCAAAGGGGAGGCAAATACTGAATTAATAAAATTTCTATCCAAACACTACAAAATTGGCAAATCTCAAATTGAAATAGTTAAAGGCTTGACCTCTCGGGAAAAATTGATTAGAATCTTACAATAA
- a CDS encoding deoxyribonuclease IV has translation MEFGHHVSIAGGVFNAPANAATVGGEIFQMFTRSPRGGNAPKLTDDIVDLFKTNCQKFGFKHYYVHTPYYINFASTNQKIYQASIRIIREELERSSLLGVKAVMTHLGSSKDTTRAKAIDLVAAGLIKALTGYQGTAQFLIEIAAGSGNVIGDTFDEIATIIKKVQPKVKTTLGVCFDTAHAFASGYDLRTKQAVNKTFDQFDQLVGLEKLILIHGNDSLVDFGARVDRHWHIGQGKIGLEGFRSIINHPKLKKVDMILETPDYTWDKKNLMTVKKIRDAR, from the coding sequence ATGGAGTTTGGACATCACGTCTCAATTGCCGGCGGCGTTTTTAATGCCCCGGCCAATGCCGCAACTGTGGGTGGTGAAATCTTTCAAATGTTCACCCGGTCACCGCGCGGCGGCAATGCCCCAAAACTGACCGATGACATCGTTGATTTGTTCAAAACCAACTGCCAAAAATTTGGTTTTAAACATTACTATGTTCATACTCCGTACTACATTAATTTTGCTTCAACAAATCAAAAAATTTACCAGGCATCGATCAGGATTATTCGCGAAGAACTTGAACGAAGTTCGCTCCTAGGAGTCAAGGCCGTCATGACTCACCTCGGCAGTTCAAAAGATACAACTCGCGCCAAAGCGATTGATTTGGTTGCCGCCGGATTAATCAAAGCTTTAACCGGCTACCAAGGCACTGCGCAATTCTTGATTGAAATTGCCGCCGGCTCAGGTAATGTTATTGGCGACACTTTTGATGAAATAGCAACTATTATCAAAAAAGTTCAACCAAAAGTAAAAACTACGCTTGGTGTTTGTTTTGACACCGCTCACGCCTTTGCTTCCGGCTATGATTTACGAACCAAGCAAGCGGTCAATAAAACTTTTGATCAGTTTGATCAGCTAGTCGGCCTGGAAAAACTTATTTTGATTCACGGTAACGACAGCTTGGTTGATTTTGGCGCTCGCGTTGATCGACACTGGCACATTGGCCAAGGTAAAATCGGTCTGGAAGGTTTTCGTAGCATCATCAATCACCCCAAACTAAAAAAAGTTGATATGATTCTTGAAACCCCTGATTACACCTGGGATAAAAAAAACTTAATGACTGTAAAAAAAATCCGCGATGCTCGATAA
- a CDS encoding VanW family protein, which yields MTPSKHSEENKKMVVSKKRWLIFAVFFLVLVTVLITGVVVYEQSYAKKFYRGVKIGYLDVGGQSRQQVLGYLDSIEKNIQTKGLVFKTLEKEVVINPITITAADPDLAKPILTFDWNKTADEAWQVGRRSSWFGDLAAQAKALVSGTSVQISYNLDRAELLNALRSSLSEMEKPPVNAGLKIDGDSVAVTGEESGYLFDYDLAVDKLVNQITALNFEPIQMDLVFQEPAIKKNQTASAVNSIEKILVIDELTLAYEDQSWTVPKAEFVNWLEFQELEGEIVVGFNKDKVVEFLTPLAKDIDVPASDAKFTLEGDRVTEFQSSQDGKKLSVDASYEKINQQIIIGSALPIELVVEVDPAKVATSELNNLGIKELIGRGTSNFAGSPKNRRHNIATGAKSLDGILIAPGEEFSLLDALGEIDGENGYLQELVIKGNRTVPEYGGGLCQIGTTTFRAALYSGLPIVQRRNHSYRVVYYEPAGMDATIYDPAPDLKFLNDTGYHILFIAKMEGDTLVFEFYGTKDGRQAIIDPDPPTIYNVTSPGAPRYIETTELAPGEKKKVESAHPGADTYFKYTIIYPNGEVKEQEFKSHYVAWPEVWMVGVDPVAATTTEAVVDPGAAADVNN from the coding sequence ATGACGCCAAGCAAGCATAGCGAGGAAAACAAAAAGATGGTTGTAAGTAAAAAAAGATGGTTGATTTTCGCCGTCTTTTTTTTGGTTCTCGTGACAGTGTTGATTACGGGAGTAGTAGTGTATGAACAGTCTTATGCTAAGAAGTTTTATCGGGGGGTAAAAATTGGCTATCTGGATGTTGGCGGACAATCGCGACAGCAGGTCTTGGGCTATTTGGATAGCATTGAAAAAAATATTCAAACTAAAGGTTTAGTTTTTAAAACTTTAGAAAAAGAAGTGGTGATTAACCCCATTACTATCACAGCGGCTGATCCCGATTTAGCCAAGCCGATTTTGACTTTTGACTGGAATAAAACGGCAGACGAGGCCTGGCAAGTCGGTCGGCGCAGCAGCTGGTTTGGCGACCTTGCCGCTCAGGCTAAGGCTTTAGTGTCGGGTACTAGCGTGCAAATTAGTTACAATCTTGATCGAGCCGAGCTGTTGAATGCGCTGCGCTCCAGTTTATCGGAAATGGAAAAGCCACCAGTAAATGCCGGTTTAAAAATTGACGGCGATAGCGTTGCAGTGACTGGCGAAGAATCCGGATATTTGTTTGATTATGATTTGGCAGTTGATAAACTGGTTAATCAGATTACAGCCTTGAATTTTGAACCAATCCAAATGGACTTAGTGTTCCAGGAGCCGGCAATCAAAAAAAATCAAACCGCGTCAGCTGTCAACAGTATCGAAAAGATTTTAGTGATTGATGAATTGACTTTGGCTTATGAAGATCAAAGCTGGACAGTGCCAAAAGCGGAGTTTGTTAATTGGCTTGAGTTCCAGGAATTAGAAGGCGAAATTGTTGTCGGTTTTAATAAAGATAAAGTTGTTGAGTTTTTAACACCTTTGGCAAAAGATATTGACGTGCCGGCCAGTGATGCTAAGTTTACGCTTGAAGGTGATCGTGTTACGGAATTTCAAAGCAGCCAAGATGGTAAAAAGCTGAGCGTTGATGCGAGCTATGAGAAGATTAATCAACAAATTATTATTGGCAGCGCCCTGCCGATTGAATTGGTGGTGGAAGTTGATCCGGCTAAAGTCGCAACTTCAGAATTAAATAATTTAGGCATCAAGGAATTGATCGGGCGCGGCACATCAAATTTTGCCGGCAGTCCGAAAAATCGCCGGCATAATATCGCTACCGGTGCAAAGAGTCTGGACGGTATTTTGATTGCCCCCGGCGAAGAATTTTCGTTGCTCGATGCGTTGGGAGAAATCGACGGTGAAAATGGGTATTTGCAGGAGTTAGTGATTAAAGGTAATCGAACCGTTCCGGAATACGGCGGCGGCTTATGCCAAATTGGTACCACAACATTTCGGGCAGCGCTATACTCTGGTTTGCCGATTGTGCAGCGCCGCAATCATTCATATCGAGTTGTCTATTATGAACCGGCGGGCATGGATGCCACCATTTATGACCCCGCGCCGGATTTGAAATTTTTAAATGACACCGGGTACCATATTTTGTTTATTGCTAAAATGGAAGGCGATACTTTGGTTTTCGAATTCTACGGCACCAAAGACGGCCGCCAGGCAATTATTGATCCTGATCCGCCAACAATTTATAACGTTACCAGTCCTGGTGCGCCGCGCTACATTGAAACAACGGAGTTGGCGCCTGGCGAAAAGAAAAAAGTTGAATCAGCCCATCCGGGAGCCGACACCTATTTTAAATACACCATTATCTATCCAAACGGCGAAGTTAAAGAGCAGGAATTTAAGAGTCATTATGTGGCATGGCCAGAAGTTTGGATGGTTGGTGTTGACCCGGTAGCCGCAACAACAACCGAGGCGGTTGTTGATCCGGGTGCCGCAGCGGACGTTAATAACTAA
- a CDS encoding radical SAM protein — MDKTETAIRRRVVVLLVQPTTYDDRGYPLSFWRGVLPSNTLRVMESLTHQAFSESNVPVTDWEVHSFNETVSAERIKRPRRLVQRYRQSGAQVIVGLVGVQTNQFVRARDLARDFLAAGVQVVIGGFHVSGSISSMTWGISTDDTKRQGIPCPGIVPPEILGLISEGVIVFHGEAETVWRQTLIDLVSDNMPAKPTLAEIERLIKSRQTIPGVFYIGGRPALTDAPLAAYPVDRGRYAATMGTIDTGRGCPFACSFCTIINVQGRDPRWRDPQLIIQMVKDICRQHGSFWAFFTDDNLARNPHMRELLEGLASLRRQGYQVSFMAQADLASFHNIPGFGEALAQAGCRQVFLGMETVNPESLKQARKRQNRPEDYAWLCEHLHQLDIMVHVGYIVGFPNDTPQSVIEDVKTIRSLGVDMASFYILTPLPGSEDHVRLVNAGVAMDDDFDRYDSFHAVTDHPLMTRKQLEATHRQAFKEFYRSHHMINSLRLASQQRFRGLFGGYLWYRNSILGERIHPMMCGFWSVRRRRERRVDWPKESFVTFWSQELWHRLRYFGQTIANFFIFQHVYFESRLSEEIARFAADNRSALGRWLKRKTKLPIEKLRLEKEPVLKMMSRELTGISDWVVRTFSLPPSRAWLNAFWVKYGRQKWGLLWKPHWHLKMVPYAVTEVIFALRFGLTLAHHFSCR, encoded by the coding sequence TTGGACAAAACCGAAACTGCCATCAGGCGTCGGGTGGTGGTGTTGCTAGTGCAACCAACCACCTATGACGACCGCGGCTATCCGCTCTCGTTTTGGCGGGGCGTCTTACCGTCAAATACCTTGAGAGTTATGGAAAGCCTTACGCACCAAGCGTTTAGCGAATCGAATGTTCCGGTCACCGACTGGGAAGTGCACAGTTTTAATGAAACGGTCTCGGCCGAGAGAATTAAGCGGCCGCGCCGACTAGTCCAGCGCTATCGTCAAAGCGGCGCGCAAGTCATTGTCGGACTCGTTGGTGTTCAGACCAACCAGTTTGTTCGGGCCCGCGATTTAGCCCGCGACTTTCTTGCAGCCGGCGTGCAGGTGGTCATCGGAGGATTCCACGTCAGCGGCTCAATCAGCTCAATGACCTGGGGCATTTCAACCGACGACACCAAACGCCAGGGCATTCCGTGCCCCGGTATTGTGCCGCCAGAAATTCTGGGCCTAATCAGTGAAGGCGTTATCGTCTTTCACGGTGAAGCCGAAACTGTCTGGCGCCAGACCCTGATTGATTTAGTGTCAGACAATATGCCCGCCAAACCAACGCTGGCCGAGATCGAACGCTTGATCAAAAGTCGGCAGACCATCCCCGGCGTGTTTTATATCGGCGGACGACCGGCACTAACTGACGCGCCACTGGCAGCCTACCCGGTTGATCGCGGACGATACGCTGCCACCATGGGCACCATCGACACTGGCCGCGGCTGCCCGTTTGCTTGCAGTTTTTGTACCATTATTAATGTTCAGGGACGCGACCCCCGTTGGCGGGATCCGCAACTGATCATCCAAATGGTCAAAGACATTTGCCGGCAACATGGTAGCTTCTGGGCATTTTTCACCGACGACAACCTCGCGCGCAACCCACACATGCGCGAACTGCTTGAAGGCCTTGCTAGCCTGCGCCGCCAAGGCTATCAAGTCTCTTTCATGGCCCAGGCCGATCTGGCAAGCTTTCACAATATTCCCGGTTTCGGCGAAGCGCTTGCCCAAGCCGGCTGCCGCCAAGTGTTTTTAGGGATGGAAACGGTTAACCCTGAAAGTCTCAAACAAGCACGCAAGCGGCAAAACCGTCCCGAAGATTATGCCTGGCTGTGTGAACATCTGCACCAGCTAGACATTATGGTTCATGTCGGCTACATCGTTGGTTTCCCCAACGACACGCCGCAAAGCGTCATTGAAGACGTCAAAACAATTCGCTCGCTAGGAGTTGATATGGCGTCGTTTTACATCCTGACGCCGCTACCAGGTTCGGAAGACCACGTTCGCCTGGTCAACGCCGGTGTCGCGATGGATGACGACTTCGATCGGTACGATTCGTTTCATGCGGTGACCGATCATCCGCTGATGACTCGCAAACAACTGGAAGCAACCCATCGCCAGGCGTTCAAAGAGTTTTATCGGTCACACCATATGATCAACTCGCTACGACTGGCAAGCCAGCAGCGTTTCCGGGGTTTGTTTGGCGGTTACTTATGGTACCGTAACAGCATTTTGGGTGAACGCATTCACCCGATGATGTGCGGCTTTTGGTCAGTGCGCCGGCGTCGTGAACGTCGAGTCGACTGGCCGAAAGAAAGCTTCGTGACATTTTGGTCGCAGGAGTTGTGGCACCGCCTGCGCTACTTCGGCCAAACCATCGCCAACTTCTTTATTTTCCAGCATGTCTACTTTGAATCTCGACTGTCGGAAGAAATCGCTCGCTTTGCCGCAGACAATCGTTCGGCGCTTGGTCGCTGGCTAAAACGAAAAACCAAGCTGCCAATCGAAAAACTCCGGCTGGAAAAAGAGCCTGTTCTCAAAATGATGTCGCGTGAACTCACCGGCATTTCTGACTGGGTAGTCCGTACCTTTAGCCTCCCGCCGAGTCGAGCCTGGCTGAATGCCTTTTGGGTCAAGTATGGCCGCCAAAAGTGGGGACTTCTCTGGAAGCCTCATTGGCACCTCAAAATGGTGCCCTATGCAGTCACCGAAGTGATCTTTGCCTTACGGTTTGGGCTAACCTTGGCCCACCACTTTAGTTGCCGCTAA
- a CDS encoding Hsp20/alpha crystallin family protein, with protein MTNGGKQKLEVVNFDNSSDWFEDETEGQLLLDVYQDQKNIYIKSAIAGVKAEDLRISLNNDMLTIRGERRSEVVNDEAVDYFYQECYWGSFSRSIILPVEVKTDKISATLKNGVLTITLPKTQRRTTIPIEVSQD; from the coding sequence ATGACAAACGGGGGAAAACAAAAATTGGAGGTAGTTAATTTTGATAATTCATCCGACTGGTTTGAAGACGAAACGGAGGGCCAGTTGTTGCTTGATGTTTATCAGGATCAGAAGAATATTTATATCAAGTCAGCGATTGCTGGGGTAAAGGCAGAAGACCTGAGAATATCTTTGAATAATGACATGCTTACCATCCGGGGCGAGCGTCGTTCGGAGGTGGTTAATGACGAAGCGGTTGATTATTTTTATCAAGAGTGTTACTGGGGGAGCTTTTCGCGGTCGATTATTTTGCCAGTTGAAGTAAAAACTGATAAGATATCGGCAACTTTGAAAAATGGGGTTTTAACAATTACCTTGCCAAAAACCCAGCGACGGACTACTATTCCGATTGAGGTTTCGCAAGACTAA
- a CDS encoding metallophosphoesterase family protein, which yields MQLAIWSDSHDNIPNIQKALAYLKQRNITFMIHCGDLAAPAVIKKELGPNFNGEVHFIHGNVADRELNQKVAAEFKNITCHGDQGELAIDGKKIAFNHYPEEAKKLAETGKYDVVFYGHNHIPWEETIGQTKLLNPGTLAGMFAKATFAVYDTKTNTAELILLEKI from the coding sequence ATGCAACTAGCCATCTGGTCGGACTCCCACGACAACATCCCCAACATCCAAAAAGCTTTAGCCTATCTTAAACAAAGAAATATTACTTTTATGATCCACTGCGGCGATTTAGCCGCGCCGGCCGTAATCAAAAAAGAGCTTGGCCCAAACTTTAATGGTGAAGTTCATTTTATTCACGGCAACGTCGCCGATCGCGAACTAAACCAAAAAGTTGCCGCTGAATTTAAAAATATTACCTGCCATGGGGACCAAGGTGAATTAGCAATTGACGGCAAAAAAATTGCTTTCAATCACTACCCCGAAGAAGCCAAAAAATTAGCCGAAACTGGTAAATATGATGTTGTCTTTTATGGCCATAATCACATTCCCTGGGAAGAAACTATTGGTCAAACTAAACTATTAAATCCGGGAACGCTGGCCGGAATGTTTGCCAAAGCAACTTTTGCTGTTTATGACACCAAAACCAATACTGCGGAATTAATCTTATTAGAAAAAATATAA